Proteins from a genomic interval of Zingiber officinale cultivar Zhangliang chromosome 2A, Zo_v1.1, whole genome shotgun sequence:
- the LOC122043266 gene encoding putative leucine-rich repeat receptor-like serine/threonine-protein kinase At2g19230: protein MAIAYRKKKKMDSRFWWLILLVLAMASAGAGSQSTEALGFLSIDCGIEPGSSYVDPLANISYVSDAGFIDTGVNRNISVAYVGDVRPPRLRTLRAFPNGIRNCYTIGSPAVAQGSKYLLRAWFLYGNYDGLDGQPLAFELHLGVNYWDRVNVTNSASFYVSETITVAAAGYFSVCLVNTGTGTPFISGIDLRPLKNILYPAANEWRSLVLFNRANMGVASGYTRYPADPLDRLWAPWSSTNWNDVSTTFTVQNLDQDFFEAPSAIMQTAVTPINSSMLVIRWDAFPGDVNQFFPILHISEIFDLSGTNQSRQFNVYLNGFRWLRDIVTPPYLYSDAIYSNVPFPSFPTYNVSLEALSNSTLPPILNAFELYTTMSNTSVPSDAGDVDAMTAIKERYRIQRNWMGDPCSPNAFVWDGLNCTYSFSTSPRVISLNLSSSGLTGEITKYVASLSALQYLDLSYNNLTGPIPNDLANLSSLKLLDLTGNQLNGSIPSNLLEMEQNGLLTLRLDGNPHLCDNGTLCNVMPTPKKKKISTPVILILCIVPVLILLVVIAIVWRVRKTQGLTRGGSVDPQNGFPKQADNSLRLENRQFTYIELQNITNNFQKILGKGGFGSVFHGRLEDGTQVAVKMLSQSSSQGTKEFLAEAQHLTRVHHRNLVSLVGYCNEVNHLALVYEFMSQGTLQDHLRGRANNDRALSWRQRLHIAIDAAQGLEYLQKGCKPPLVHRDVKSGNILLSETMEAKIADFGLSKAFLSEANSHISTVVVGTPGYLDPEYYNTFQLSEKSDVYSYGVVLLELITGLPPIVPGTENVLLVQWVLQRLSRGIIEDVVDPKLEREYDINCVWKCADIALKCTAQRSQQRPTMTEVLIQLKESLELENSHNNTGNTVTRSENLYSEVSDVSLNSVPEIGVSRMTEMSGPTAR, encoded by the exons ATGGCGATTGCATaccggaagaagaagaagatggattcCAGATTTTGGTGGCTGATCCTCCTCGTCCTCGCCATGGCCTCCGCCGGAGCTGGCTCTCAGTCCACCGAAGCCCTTGGCTTCCTCTCCATCGACTGCGGCATCGAGCCCGGTTCGTCCTACGTCGACCCCCTCGCCAACATCTCCTACGTCTCCGATGCCGGCTTCATCGACACCGGCGTCAACCGCAACATCTCCGTCGCCTACGTGGGAGACGTCAGGCCCCCGAGGCTCCGCACCCTCCGCGCTTTCCCCAACGGCATCCGCAACTGCTACACCATTGGGTCGCCGGCGGTGGCACAGGGGTCCAAGTACCTCCTCCGGGCGTGGTTCCTCTACGGGAACTACGACGGGCTTGACGGCCAGCCGTTGGCCTTCGAACTCCACTTAGGAGTCAATTACTGGGACAGGGTGAACGTGACCAACTCCGCCTCATTCTACGTCTCGGAGACCATCACGGTGGCCGCCGCCGG GTACTTTTCGGTGTGCCTGGTGAACACCGGCACGGGGACGCCGTTCATCTCCGGGATCGATTTGCGGCCGCTAAAGAACATTCTATACCCGGCGGCGAACGAGTGGCGGAGTTTGGTGCTGTTCAACCGGGCGAACATGGGAGTGGCGTCGGGCTACaccag GTATCCGGCCGACCCGCTCGATCGGTTGTGGGCGCCATGGAGCTCCACCAACTGGAACGACGTCTCCACAACCTTCACCGTCCAAAACCTAGACCAGGACTTCTTCGAAGCTCCCTCCGCCATCATGCAGACCGCCGTCACCCCCATCAACTCCTCCATGCTAGTGATCAGATGGGATGCCTTTCCTGGCGACGTCAACCAGTTCTTCCCCATCCTCCACATATCGGAGATCTTTGATCTCTCTGGTACCAATCAATCGCGGCAGTTCAACGTCTACCTGAATGGATTCCGGTGGCTGCGGGACATAGTGACCCCCCCTTACCTCTACTCGGACGCCATCTACAGCAACGTGCCTTTCCCTTCGTTCCCCACCTATAACGTCTCCCTCGAGGCTCTCAGCAACTCCACTCTCCCGCCCATCCTCAATGCCTTCGAGCTCTACACGACCATGAGCAACACCTCCGTGCCCTCGGACGCTGGAGATG TTGATGCCATGACAGCAATCAAGGAGCGGTATCGGATCCAGAGGAATTGGATGGGAGATCCATGTTCGCCTAATGCTTTTGTTTGGGATGGACTAAATTGTACTTATAGCTTCTCAACTTCTCCAAGAGTCATTTCTCT GAATCTGTCATCAAGCGGGTTGACTGGGGAAATAACCAAATATGTTGCTAGTCTTAGTGCACTTCAATACTT GGACTTGTCTTACAACAATTTAACAGGGCCAATACCTAATGATCTAGCAAACTTAAGTTCTCTCAAACTACT TGATTTGACAGGCAACCAGTTAAATGGATCAATTCCTTCGAACCTCCTTGAAATGGAACAAAATGGGTTACTTACCTTAAG ACTGGATGGGAATCCACATCTTTGTGACAATGGTACATTGTGCAATGTGATGCCCAcgccaaaaaagaagaaaatatcaACACCGGTGATTTTGATTCTCTGTATAGTTCCAGTGTTAATACTACTTGTGGTGATAGCGATAGTTTGGAGGGTGAGGAAAACACAAG GTTTGACAAGAGGCGGCTCAGTGGATCCACAGAATGGTTTCCCAAAGCAAGCAGATAATTCATTGCGTCTTGAGAATCGCCAATTCACGTACATTGAATTACAAAACATCActaataactttcaaaagatcCTAGGCAAAGGAGGATTCGGGTCTGTTTTCCATGGACGTTTGGAAGATGGTACTCAAGTTGCAGTCAAAATGTTGTCCCAATCATCATCACAAGGAACaaaagagtttcttgctgag GCCCAACACTTGACTAGGGTTCATCATCGGAATTTAGTTTCTTTGGTTGGTTACTGCAATGAAGTAAATCATTTGGCGCTTGTCTATGAGTTTATGTCTCAAGGAACACTACAAGATCATCTGCGAG GCAGGGCAAACAATGATAGAGCTTTAAGCTGGAGACAACGTCTTCATATTGCAATTGATGCTGCACAAG GGCTAGAGTATTTGCAAAAAGGATGCAAACCACCATTAGTTCATAGAGATGTGAAGTCAGGCAATATCCTTTTGAGTGAAACTATGGAAGCTAAGATAGCAGATTTTGGGCTTTCAAAAGCTTTTTTAAGTGAGGCCAATAGTCATATATCCACTGTAGTGGTGGGAACTCCTGGATACCTTGATCCTGA GTATTACAATACCTTCCAGCTCAGTGAGAAAAGTGATGTGTACAGCTATGGAGTGGTTCTTTTGGAACTGATCACTGGGCTACCTCCAATAGTTCCAGGTACAGAAAATGTACTCTTAGTTCAGTGGGTACTCCAAAGGCTTTCTAGAGGAATTATTGAGGATGTTGTAGATCCCAAGCTGGAACGGGAGTATGACATAAACTGTGTCTGGAAGTGCGCTGATATCGCATTGAAATGCACGGCACAAAGATCCCAACAACGGCCAACTATGACAGAAGTTTTGATACAGTTAAAAGAGAGCTTAGAACTAGAGAACTCTCATAATAACACTGGGAATACAGTCACACGTAGTGAAAATTTATATTCAGAAGTAAGTGATGTGAGCCTGAATAGTGTTCCTGAGATTGGAGTCTCTAGAATGACTGAGATGTCCGGACCAACGGCAAGATAA